A segment of the Panacibacter ginsenosidivorans genome:
CTGTTACGCATTTGTTCCCGCATCTTTTCATCCATTTCTTTTATTTTTTTTACCTGGTCTGTTGTAAGGCCTGCTTTTTTATAACGTTCATACATTTCCTTCTTTATCGCTTCCATCTTGCTCTTTTTATCATCATCGCTCAATGATTGATCCTTCATTACATCCTTCACCTTCGGTTGCATTTCTTCCCTTATTGCCATCACAGAATCAATCTGTACATCAGAAAGGCCAACCGAATCTTTCAGATTTTTCTTCATCATCTCTTTCATCTGTCCCTTTTGCCCCCCGTTACCACCCTGTGCAAATAACTCCGTTCCTGTAAAAAAAAGCGCAGCAGTAAAAACAAAACATACCATAAACTTTTTCATAATTATTATTTGTTTAGATTGACAAGACTTGTTTAAACAAGTTTAATCAAAAAGCATGCTCAACAAAACATTCTCCATTTGGCAGCCAATATTATCTTATTGTTTAACAAAACGGAAGGTGGATTTTGGTTACCGGCTTTTTGTATTTCATGGCGCCGCCTGTTGTGAAAACCTATTTATTTAAGACGAGAAGCTTTGCTGTTGTCTTCGCTATGATGAGTTACAATTCTACAGTACAAGTGAGTGACACAACCGGCGATGCCATGAAATGCTACAGCTAATAACAAAATAATTATTGCAGCATTCAGGCAGTAAATACTGTACCAAAATAGAAAATAAAAAACCCCGCTCTTTTAAGCGGGGCTTATATTCTAACTTGTCTCTGGTTCTGATTAATCTTCCACCTTTACTTTGCCTTTGCTCTTTGCTATTACTTCTTCAGCAATATTGTTTGGAGCTGGTGCATAGTGGCTGAACTCCATGGTTGAAGTTGCACGACCTGAAGAAAGTGAACGAAGCTGTGTTACATAACCAAACATTTCGCTCAATGGAACTTTGGCTTTAATAACCTGTGCATTACCACGGCTATCCATGCCTTCAAGCATACCACGGCGACGGTTAAGGTCACCTGTTACATCACCCATGTACTGGTCTGGTGTAACAACTTCTACCTTCATGATCGGCTCAAGCAAAGTTGCTTTTGCTTTGCGGCCAGCTTCACGGAAACCACCTTTTGCACAAAGCTCAAAACTCATAGCATCAGAGTCAACCGCGTGGAAGCTACCGTCAAATACACGCACTTTCATGCTTACTACAGGATAACCAGCCAAAACACCTGTGCCCATTGAAGATTCAAAACCTTTAATGATAGCAGGCACAAACTCTTTAGGGATAGATCCACCAAAAAGATCGTTCTTGAACTGGAAGTGTTTGCCTGGATTTTCTGTCAGCCATTCAGGATCAGCAGGTCCTATTTCAAACTGGATATCGGCGAACTTACCACGGCCACCAGACTGTTTCTTTAATACTTCACGGTGCGTAACTGTAGTACCGAAGGCTTCTTTATATGCCACCTGGGGATTACCCTGGTTTACTTCCACTTTAAACTCACGACGCATACGGTCGATGATGATCTCAAGGTGCAACTCACCCATTCCACGAAGGATGGTCTGGCCGGTATCTTCATCTGTATTTACGCGTAATGTTGGGTCTTCTTCCACAAGTTTGGAAATAGCCATACCCATTTTGTCAACGTCTGCCTGTGTTTTTGGCTCAACGGCAACGGCGATTACCGGCTCAGGGATAAACATATTTTCCAAAGTGATCGGATGATTTTCATCGCACAAAGTATCACCGGTCTTGATTTCCTTGAAACCAACAGCCGCAGCTATATCACCAGCTTCGATGAAATCGATAGGGTTCTGTTTATTTGCAAACATTTTCATGATACGGCTGATACGCTCTTTTTTACCACTTCTTACGTTCAATACATAAGAACCAGCATCAAGATGACCGCTGTAACAACGGAAGAATGCCAAACGACCAACGAAGGGATCGGTCATGATCTTGAAAGCCAATGCCGCAAAAGGTTCTTTTGCATCTGGTTTACGGCTGATCTCTTCGCCTGTTTCAGGATCAGTTCCTTTTGTATCAGGAATATCAACTGGTGAAGGCAGGTAACGACAAACCGCATCGAGTGCAGTTTGTACACCTTTATTC
Coding sequences within it:
- the fusA gene encoding elongation factor G — its product is MADLRLQRNFGIAAHIDAGKTTTTERILRYTGMIHRIGEVHEGAATTDWMEQEKERGITITSAAVSCQWNFPTDKGTANADTKKYYFNIIDTPGHVDFTVEVERSMRVLDGLIALFSAVDGVEPQSETVWRQANRYGVPRIGFVNKMDRSGADFLMVVAQVKEMLGAKAVPLQLPIGAEDNFKGVVDLITMKGVIWDDATEGMTYKEIPIPADMQAEAEEWRQNLIEAVAEYDDKLLEKFFDDPNTITEVEVHEAIRKATLDLSIVPMMCGSSFKNKGVQTALDAVCRYLPSPVDIPDTKGTDPETGEEISRKPDAKEPFAALAFKIMTDPFVGRLAFFRCYSGHLDAGSYVLNVRSGKKERISRIMKMFANKQNPIDFIEAGDIAAAVGFKEIKTGDTLCDENHPITLENMFIPEPVIAVAVEPKTQADVDKMGMAISKLVEEDPTLRVNTDEDTGQTILRGMGELHLEIIIDRMRREFKVEVNQGNPQVAYKEAFGTTVTHREVLKKQSGGRGKFADIQFEIGPADPEWLTENPGKHFQFKNDLFGGSIPKEFVPAIIKGFESSMGTGVLAGYPVVSMKVRVFDGSFHAVDSDAMSFELCAKGGFREAGRKAKATLLEPIMKVEVVTPDQYMGDVTGDLNRRRGMLEGMDSRGNAQVIKAKVPLSEMFGYVTQLRSLSSGRATSTMEFSHYAPAPNNIAEEVIAKSKGKVKVED